A genomic region of Sulfobacillus acidophilus DSM 10332 contains the following coding sequences:
- a CDS encoding carbohydrate ABC transporter ATP-binding protein, CUT1 family (PFAM: ABC transporter; TOBE domain~COGs: COG3839 ABC-type sugar transport systems ATPase components~InterPro IPR003439:IPR013611:IPR003593~KEGG: cki:Calkr_0869 ABC transporter-like protein~PFAM: ABC transporter-like; Transport-associated OB, type 2~PRIAM: Glycerol-3-phosphate-transporting ATPase~SMART: ATPase, AAA+ type, core~SPTR: ABC transporter related-protein), producing the protein MASVSLKHVSKRFGSVTAVQDVNLDIQDQEFLVLLGPSGCGKTTTLRMVAGLEEISDGAVYIGDRDVTQLPPKDRDIAMVFQNYALYPHMTVYENMAFGLKLHKVPKPEIDRRVKEAAAILGLENLLTRRPKELSGGQRQRVALGRAIVREPKAFLMDEPLSNLDAKLRTQTRVELKRLHQRLGATILYVTHDQTEAMTMGTRIVVMRDGVVQQVDTPEGIYQRPANTFVATFVGTPAMNLVRGSVRREPAHWQVSVEDQILRLPVAWSSRLERLSAPEVILGVRPEDVSLVAETESGDLTLRGAIRLIEPMGHEHIVYVDVGRTSVVVRTPHHWRGQVGDRVGLKWDPDHIHAFDPTSEKSLNNS; encoded by the coding sequence ATGGCAAGTGTGTCGCTCAAACATGTGAGCAAGCGGTTTGGGTCGGTGACCGCGGTGCAGGACGTCAATTTAGATATCCAGGATCAGGAGTTTTTGGTCCTGTTGGGCCCCTCCGGATGCGGGAAAACCACGACCTTACGCATGGTAGCGGGTTTGGAAGAAATTTCGGATGGGGCCGTGTATATCGGTGACCGTGACGTGACCCAGTTGCCCCCTAAAGATCGGGACATTGCCATGGTGTTTCAAAACTATGCGCTATATCCCCATATGACGGTTTATGAAAACATGGCTTTCGGCCTTAAATTGCATAAAGTGCCGAAGCCGGAGATCGATCGCCGGGTAAAAGAAGCGGCTGCCATTTTAGGGCTCGAAAATTTATTAACCCGGCGGCCGAAAGAACTGTCGGGAGGGCAGCGGCAGCGCGTCGCCTTAGGACGGGCTATTGTGCGAGAACCCAAAGCCTTTTTGATGGACGAACCGTTATCCAATTTAGATGCCAAACTTCGTACCCAAACCCGAGTGGAATTAAAACGGCTGCATCAGCGATTGGGGGCGACGATTCTCTATGTCACGCACGACCAAACGGAGGCCATGACCATGGGCACTCGGATTGTGGTCATGCGGGACGGGGTGGTACAACAGGTTGACACGCCGGAAGGGATTTACCAGCGCCCGGCCAATACCTTTGTGGCGACTTTTGTCGGGACACCGGCCATGAATTTGGTTCGCGGTTCGGTCCGTCGGGAGCCGGCCCATTGGCAGGTGTCGGTGGAAGACCAGATCCTGAGATTGCCGGTGGCGTGGTCGTCGCGCCTAGAGAGGCTTTCGGCCCCCGAAGTGATTCTAGGCGTGCGGCCGGAAGACGTCTCGTTGGTTGCCGAAACGGAAAGCGGCGATCTTACGCTGCGGGGGGCGATTCGGCTTATTGAGCCCATGGGTCATGAACACATTGTCTATGTGGATGTTGGGCGGACCTCCGTCGTGGTCCGTACACCCCATCATTGGCGTGGACAGGTAGGGGATCGAGTTGGTCTCAAGTGGGATCCGGACCATATTCACGCATTTGATCCGACCAGCGAAAAATCGCTGAATAATTCCTAA
- a CDS encoding ribokinase (PFAM: pfkB family carbohydrate kinase~TIGRFAM: ribokinase~COGs: COG0524 Sugar kinase ribokinase family~InterPro IPR011611:IPR011877~KEGG: npu:Npun_R2732 ribokinase~PFAM: Carbohydrate/purine kinase~PRIAM: Ribokinase~SPTR: Ribokinase;~TIGRFAM: Ribokinase, bacterial) encodes MVLGSINLDLIAKVAQVPRPGETALAESLSMSPGGKGANQALAARRMGAETVMLGMVGEDAFAMQALKFLRQDGVDLSHIGVTREASTGLALISVEASGQNAITVAPGANAAIGADVLEALAHLLKPKDWLLLQCEIPLDVVERAIRIAKGVKARVMLDPAPAEARLPRSFFQVDVMTPNQIEAETLIGHPVTDVRSAKAAARQLRSRGVEVAVVKLGDQGVVWATGHGLFYLPGEPVAAIDAVGAGDAFQGALAARLAAGDGLAEAIRWANHAAALSTTRHGAQPSYPYWEEVWNTFSPA; translated from the coding sequence GTGGTATTAGGCAGTATTAATCTGGATTTAATTGCAAAAGTCGCCCAAGTGCCGCGGCCCGGCGAAACGGCGCTGGCCGAGAGCCTATCGATGAGCCCAGGCGGCAAAGGCGCTAATCAGGCTCTTGCCGCCCGCAGGATGGGTGCGGAAACCGTCATGTTGGGGATGGTGGGGGAAGACGCGTTTGCCATGCAGGCGTTGAAGTTTCTCCGGCAAGATGGGGTCGATTTATCGCATATCGGGGTAACGCGCGAGGCTTCCACCGGATTAGCCTTAATTTCCGTCGAAGCGTCCGGGCAAAATGCCATTACGGTGGCTCCCGGTGCCAATGCGGCGATTGGGGCGGATGTGTTGGAGGCATTGGCGCATCTGTTAAAACCCAAGGATTGGCTATTGCTCCAGTGTGAAATCCCCTTGGATGTGGTGGAACGCGCGATTCGCATTGCGAAGGGCGTCAAGGCTCGTGTGATGCTGGATCCGGCTCCGGCCGAAGCTCGGTTGCCACGCTCATTCTTTCAGGTGGACGTCATGACGCCCAATCAGATTGAAGCCGAAACCTTGATAGGCCATCCGGTGACCGATGTCCGCAGTGCCAAAGCAGCCGCTCGACAACTGCGTAGCCGCGGCGTGGAGGTTGCCGTGGTGAAATTAGGCGACCAAGGGGTGGTGTGGGCCACCGGTCATGGCCTTTTTTACTTGCCGGGTGAGCCGGTTGCGGCTATTGACGCGGTCGGTGCCGGAGATGCCTTTCAAGGGGCGTTGGCCGCTCGCCTGGCAGCGGGGGACGGACTGGCCGAAGCGATAAGATGGGCCAATCACGCCGCAGCCTTATCGACGACTCGGCATGGCGCGCAACCTTCATATCCTTATTGGGAAGAGGTTTGGAATACTTTTTCGCCGGCATAG
- a CDS encoding putative transcriptional regulator, XRE family (PFAM: CBS domain~COGs: COG3620 transcriptional regulator protein~InterPro IPR000644~KEGG: bac:BamMC406_6220 signal-transduction protein~PFAM: Cystathionine beta-synthase, core~SMART: Cystathionine beta-synthase, core~SPTR: Putative signal-transduction protein with CBS domains): protein MIARDLMTTRVIQIQSTATIAEAVTLLKRHTISGLPVVDAKGRLVGAITGGDVLRLFQQRAQKVYYSLIGQTHVIIDESVYQDRDQLLSLPVQKMMSRGAVTVSPDTPVGEIADLMLSQNVRRVFVLEGSRLVGVITRNDIVRWLVSHVDDPRPTPAESGPGGDA, encoded by the coding sequence ATGATCGCACGGGATCTCATGACCACGCGGGTTATTCAAATCCAGTCAACCGCCACCATAGCCGAGGCCGTCACCCTACTGAAGCGGCATACCATCAGCGGATTACCGGTTGTCGATGCGAAAGGTCGATTAGTCGGCGCCATTACCGGCGGTGATGTGCTGCGGCTATTTCAACAACGGGCCCAAAAAGTCTATTACAGTCTCATCGGACAGACGCATGTCATTATCGACGAATCGGTCTACCAGGATCGCGATCAACTGTTGTCTTTACCGGTGCAAAAAATGATGAGCCGGGGAGCGGTCACCGTCTCTCCCGATACGCCGGTGGGGGAAATTGCCGATTTGATGCTGAGTCAAAACGTTCGGCGGGTTTTTGTCCTGGAAGGCTCGCGTCTCGTCGGGGTCATTACCCGTAACGACATTGTTCGCTGGTTGGTTTCTCATGTGGACGATCCCCGTCCGACACCTGCGGAATCCGGTCCCGGCGGCGATGCTTGA
- a CDS encoding major facilitator superfamily MFS_1 (PFAM: Major Facilitator Superfamily~COGs: COG2814 Arabinose efflux permease~InterPro IPR011701~KEGG: mpd:MCP_2555 MFS transporter~PFAM: Major facilitator superfamily MFS-1~SPTR: MFS transporter): MSRVWDPEIPRPFYVLMAGRFMNLVGNSLVFPFMTIYLATRLHASLGIVGLIMTLYGASQVAAQLLGGVLSDTWGRKRVMITATVLGALTTVEVGLAHHAGFLITMLILMGLTVPLFQPASMAMVGDLVPESKLSHAYSLMRMASNAGIVIGPMIGGFLADRSFESIFLLDALSLVIFFVIIVRFIPETRPSGPRPRNPGGIRDVLRDRSFLHFSALWGLTGMVYSQLYQVVPAYLHVDLHYPPSTFGYLAAENALGVVLLQWPLTRLTRPLGSSSQMALGVLAYAGGFLLMLLGHRLLVFAGAVMVITIGENIINPAASTWVAERAPEALRGRYMGVFGLANRLGAALGPSWGGWLLTLGAVPWLLLTGLEGGFLAWGYRRFGHARRQPLQLPASR; encoded by the coding sequence ATGAGTCGCGTGTGGGACCCGGAGATTCCCCGCCCGTTTTACGTTCTGATGGCGGGCCGGTTTATGAATTTAGTCGGGAATTCATTGGTGTTCCCCTTTATGACCATTTATCTCGCGACCCGATTGCATGCGAGCTTGGGCATCGTGGGACTGATTATGACGCTCTACGGAGCGAGCCAAGTCGCCGCCCAATTGCTCGGCGGCGTTTTAAGCGATACCTGGGGACGAAAACGCGTCATGATAACCGCGACGGTGCTGGGAGCACTTACGACCGTTGAAGTGGGCCTCGCTCATCACGCGGGGTTCCTGATTACCATGCTGATTCTCATGGGACTGACCGTCCCGCTCTTCCAACCGGCGTCGATGGCCATGGTCGGGGACTTGGTGCCCGAGTCTAAACTCAGCCATGCCTATAGCCTGATGCGCATGGCGTCGAATGCCGGCATTGTCATTGGACCGATGATCGGTGGATTTTTGGCGGATCGCTCGTTCGAAAGCATTTTTCTGTTAGATGCCCTCTCACTCGTCATTTTTTTCGTCATCATTGTGCGCTTCATCCCCGAAACTCGCCCGTCGGGCCCGCGCCCGCGTAATCCGGGAGGCATTCGGGACGTCTTGCGGGACCGGTCCTTTCTGCATTTTTCAGCCCTTTGGGGCCTTACCGGCATGGTGTATTCCCAGCTTTATCAAGTCGTCCCCGCCTATTTGCATGTGGACCTGCATTATCCCCCCAGCACCTTTGGTTACCTGGCTGCCGAAAATGCCCTCGGTGTCGTCTTGTTGCAGTGGCCGCTTACCCGCCTGACTCGCCCCTTGGGCTCGAGTAGCCAAATGGCGTTAGGGGTCCTCGCGTATGCCGGCGGCTTTTTACTCATGTTGCTCGGTCATCGCCTCCTGGTATTTGCGGGAGCGGTGATGGTCATTACCATAGGGGAAAACATCATTAATCCGGCCGCCTCCACGTGGGTCGCCGAACGCGCCCCGGAAGCCCTGCGCGGCCGCTATATGGGGGTATTCGGGCTCGCCAATCGACTCGGTGCGGCGCTGGGACCTAGCTGGGGCGGCTGGTTATTGACGCTGGGGGCTGTTCCTTGGTTATTGTTAACGGGTCTGGAAGGCGGATTCTTGGCGTGGGGCTATCGGCGGTTTGGCCACGCTCGCCGGCAGCCGCTCCAACTACCGGCATCCCGGTAA
- a CDS encoding Protein of unknown function DUF2179 (PFAM: Uncharacterized BCR, YitT family COG1284; Uncharacterized protein conserved in bacteria (DUF2179)~COGs: COG1284 conserved hypothetical protein~InterPro IPR003740:IPR019264~KEGG: mta:Moth_0235 hypothetical protein~PFAM: Protein of unknown function DUF2179; Protein of unknown function DUF161~SPTR: Putative uncharacterized protein) translates to MTIKRKAIMPYVQIIIGTAITATGINGFYAPNHISDGGVSGIGIILQYLLHVPIWVTLTIINLPLLWLSHRLWGGRVGVRTLAGTILLSVMVGVIRVHPLTHNPLLATIYGGILSGTGLGLVFRAKGTTGGTDVIARFLSHILPVSMGQAMMTIDFFIIAGFGVVFNPTQAMYSLIALFISSQAIDVVQEGTAFARAFTIVSGHADVIADRIMAEIGRGVTRIAAEGAYTGEKRPILYVVVLRSEVTRLKELIYDVDPLAFVVVANVHEVVGEGFRSPPLEE, encoded by the coding sequence ATGACGATTAAGCGAAAAGCCATTATGCCTTATGTCCAAATCATCATTGGTACGGCCATTACGGCGACCGGTATTAACGGATTTTACGCACCGAACCATATTTCGGACGGTGGCGTGTCCGGGATTGGAATTATTCTGCAATACCTGTTGCATGTGCCGATTTGGGTCACCCTTACCATCATTAACCTCCCCTTGTTGTGGTTAAGCCATCGATTGTGGGGCGGGCGGGTCGGTGTGCGGACGCTGGCCGGCACTATTTTACTCTCGGTCATGGTCGGGGTGATTCGGGTCCATCCCCTAACCCATAATCCCTTGCTGGCCACGATTTATGGCGGGATCTTGTCGGGAACCGGGTTGGGCTTGGTGTTTCGGGCCAAAGGCACCACGGGCGGTACCGATGTGATTGCCCGATTTCTCTCGCATATTTTGCCGGTCAGTATGGGCCAGGCCATGATGACGATCGATTTTTTCATTATCGCCGGGTTTGGGGTCGTCTTTAATCCGACGCAAGCCATGTATTCCCTGATTGCCTTGTTTATTTCCTCGCAGGCGATTGACGTGGTGCAAGAAGGCACGGCGTTTGCTCGCGCCTTTACCATCGTGAGCGGGCATGCGGACGTGATTGCCGACCGGATCATGGCGGAAATCGGCCGCGGTGTTACGCGAATTGCGGCCGAGGGAGCCTATACGGGAGAAAAACGCCCCATTTTGTACGTGGTGGTGTTACGTTCGGAGGTTACCCGGTTAAAAGAGCTCATCTATGACGTCGATCCCTTAGCCTTTGTTGTCGTGGCGAATGTCCATGAAGTGGTGGGCGAAGGATTTCGTAGCCCGCCGCTGGAGGAATAG
- a CDS encoding hypothetical protein (PFAM: Protein of unknown function (DUF2993)), whose amino-acid sequence MSRVLQALLVLALLMAGLQWGIPRWVGQQVARQLAQVDGGVTPTVEVTAIPFWTLASGRFQDLYIQARQLTLAGVAVQGVTMNWADGQVSIAGLLHHQLDIKRPGHVSLQVALSGTALSHVLAQGNTLASPSVTIRPTGITVSGRILVGGVYFPLTATGNLFVSPNQEQLIFRATQIDGIHLPVLTEMQLVNLANLKLPLPLAIDQVTETSSNTIVIKAGSP is encoded by the coding sequence ATGAGCCGGGTGCTGCAAGCCTTATTGGTCTTGGCGCTCCTCATGGCGGGTTTACAATGGGGGATACCCCGTTGGGTCGGTCAGCAGGTGGCCCGCCAATTGGCCCAGGTGGACGGAGGAGTCACTCCCACGGTTGAAGTCACCGCCATTCCTTTTTGGACGCTGGCCTCCGGCCGATTTCAAGACCTCTATATTCAAGCCCGTCAACTCACGTTGGCCGGGGTGGCGGTGCAAGGGGTTACGATGAATTGGGCCGACGGTCAGGTGTCGATTGCGGGACTACTCCATCATCAACTCGACATTAAACGGCCAGGCCATGTCTCTTTGCAAGTGGCCTTGTCCGGTACGGCCCTGTCGCATGTCCTAGCCCAAGGCAATACGTTAGCGTCTCCGTCGGTCACCATCCGTCCTACCGGCATTACGGTATCAGGGCGTATTCTCGTAGGCGGGGTATATTTTCCTTTGACCGCCACCGGCAATTTATTCGTGTCACCCAATCAGGAGCAGCTGATCTTTCGAGCAACCCAGATTGATGGCATTCATCTACCCGTTTTAACGGAAATGCAATTAGTGAATCTGGCGAATCTCAAGCTGCCCCTGCCCTTAGCGATTGATCAAGTCACCGAAACCTCATCCAATACCATCGTAATTAAAGCGGGGAGCCCATGA
- a CDS encoding peptide chain release factor 2 (PFAM: PCRF domain; RF-1 domain~TIGRFAM: peptide chain release factor 2~manually curated) has product MIQDDLAQYRDVFEGFIDRIRGSLDPEGRLTEKHHLESVMAEPDFWNDPKRAERITRQLHIVTGPLTEYETLVRRFQEWQEFVELANAEGDQDLLRQQLKEAEQLAAALRHLELELILRGPYDHEDAILTLHSGAGGTEAQDWVQMLLRMYLRWAERRGFRTQIIDQLPGEEAGLKSVTVEVHGENAFGFLRPERGVHRLVRISPFDASGRRHTSFASVEVVPDIESDEAVEIRPEELRIDTFRASGAGGQHINKTESAVRITHLPTGIVVTCQSERSQHANRETAMRLLRGKLAELKEREWEQKMAEMRGAQAEIGWGSQIRSYVFQPYTVVRDHRTRFEMGNVDAVMDGEIDGFIEAYLQAEARGSLSPEDTGA; this is encoded by the exons ATGATTCAGGACGATTTGGCGCAATATCGGGATGTGTTTGAAGGATTTATCGATCGCATAAGGGGGTCTCTT GACCCCGAGGGCCGCTTAACCGAAAAACATCACTTGGAGTCGGTGATGGCCGAGCCTGATTTTTGGAACGATCCGAAACGGGCTGAACGGATTACTCGACAACTCCACATTGTGACCGGCCCCTTAACCGAATATGAAACGTTGGTGCGCCGGTTTCAAGAATGGCAAGAATTCGTCGAACTCGCCAATGCCGAAGGGGATCAGGACCTCTTACGGCAGCAATTGAAAGAAGCGGAACAGCTGGCGGCCGCCCTACGTCATCTGGAATTAGAACTCATATTGCGGGGTCCCTATGATCACGAAGACGCCATTTTAACCTTGCACTCGGGCGCCGGTGGTACCGAGGCGCAAGACTGGGTGCAAATGTTACTCCGCATGTACTTGCGTTGGGCCGAGCGCCGGGGATTTCGGACGCAAATCATAGACCAACTGCCCGGTGAAGAAGCCGGGTTGAAAAGTGTGACGGTAGAGGTCCACGGGGAAAACGCGTTCGGGTTTTTACGACCGGAACGGGGAGTCCATCGGTTAGTGCGGATTTCCCCCTTTGACGCGTCCGGACGCCGTCATACGTCGTTTGCCTCGGTTGAAGTCGTGCCGGATATTGAGTCCGACGAGGCCGTGGAAATCCGGCCCGAAGAACTTCGAATCGACACCTTTCGAGCATCGGGGGCCGGAGGCCAGCATATCAACAAAACCGAGTCGGCGGTGCGGATTACGCATCTACCGACCGGAATTGTCGTCACCTGCCAATCCGAACGTTCTCAACACGCCAACCGTGAAACGGCTATGCGGCTTTTACGGGGAAAATTGGCTGAACTGAAGGAACGTGAGTGGGAGCAGAAAATGGCGGAAATGCGGGGTGCCCAAGCAGAAATCGGTTGGGGTTCGCAAATTCGTTCCTACGTGTTTCAACCGTATACGGTGGTTCGCGATCATCGGACGCGGTTTGAAATGGGCAATGTGGATGCCGTCATGGACGGAGAAATTGACGGGTTTATCGAAGCGTATTTGCAAGCGGAAGCACGCGGCTCGTTATCGCCGGAGGATACGGGTGCATGA
- a CDS encoding Protein translocase subunit secA (PFAM: SecA DEAD-like domain; SecA preprotein cross-linking domain; SEC-C motif; SecA Wing and Scaffold domain~TIGRFAM: preprotein translocase, SecA subunit~COGs: COG0653 Preprotein translocase subunit SecA (ATPase RNA helicase)~HAMAP: Protein translocase subunit secA~InterProIPR011115:IPR011130:IPR001650:IPR011116:IPR 004027:IPR000185~KEGG: toc:Toce_1709 protein translocase subunit SecA~PFAM: SecA DEAD-like; SecA preprotein cross-linking region; DNA/RNA helicase, C-terminal; SecA Wing/Scaffold; SEC-C motif~SPTR: Protein translocase subunit secA;~TIGRFAM: SecA protein) produces MLKMLSNWVNRFSEREVRRYRAVVAKINQLEPAVEKLTDHALKAKTDEFRDRLSQGETLDQILPEAFAVVREASKRVLGMRHFDVQLIGGMVLNDGRIAEMKTGEGKTLVATLAAYLNALPGQGVHVVTVNDYLARRDAKWMGQLYEFLGLKVGLIQHDMEAPERKAAYAADITYGTNNEFGFDYLRDNMVLTLDDMVQRGLHYAIVDEVDSILIDEARTPLIISGQGERSTELYYTFARIVRNLKEGRDYTVDEKMKAVAPTEAGVAKVERMLGVSNLYDDAHLDYAHYLNQALRAQALMKRDRDYVVKDGEVIIVDEFTGRLMFGRRYSDGLHQAIEAKEGVKIQEETQTLATITFQNYFRMYQKLAGMTGTAITEEEEFRKIYGLDVIVVPTNKPMIRKDYPDVVYKTEAAKFRAVVREIEELYRQRRPVLVGTVSIEKSEHLSQMLKERGIPHNVLNAKYHEQEAEIIAQAGQPGAVTIATNMAGRGTDIVLGPGVAEMGGLHIIGTERHESRRIDNQLRGRAGRQGDPGSSRFYLSLEDDFLRLFAAPTLSVLMDRLGVDEDDPIESPALTRAIESAQKKVEARNFDARKHVLQYDDVMNLQREVVYKQRRDILTQPSLRDDVLHMLKGVIEDAVDAHCPPNLHREEWDLEALVKSLAEVFLPLDTVPLDEIQGMSRDELVETLLRYGEELYAKKEEEIGPDNMRELERVIMLRVVDAKWVEHLDAMEALREGVGLRAYGQRDPLVEYKTEAYDMFQNMVGAIREEVIRMLFHVQMAPAINLPVPEAIAAPDPGSRGPFQVIAGGKAPKEPGTIGRNDPCWCGSGKKYKRCHGAEAEGGDA; encoded by the coding sequence ATGTTGAAGATGTTGTCCAATTGGGTGAATCGGTTTAGTGAGCGGGAAGTGCGCCGTTATCGGGCCGTTGTTGCAAAGATCAATCAGCTGGAACCGGCAGTGGAGAAACTGACCGACCACGCCCTCAAGGCGAAAACGGACGAATTCCGTGATCGGCTGAGCCAGGGAGAAACATTGGACCAGATCTTGCCGGAGGCGTTTGCGGTCGTACGAGAAGCCTCCAAGCGAGTGTTGGGGATGCGCCATTTCGACGTCCAGCTCATCGGTGGGATGGTGCTCAACGACGGGCGGATTGCCGAAATGAAAACCGGTGAAGGAAAGACGCTGGTGGCGACGTTAGCCGCCTATTTAAATGCCCTGCCGGGCCAGGGAGTCCATGTGGTGACGGTAAACGACTACCTGGCACGCCGTGATGCGAAATGGATGGGCCAACTCTATGAATTTTTGGGCCTCAAGGTGGGGCTGATTCAACACGACATGGAGGCTCCGGAACGGAAAGCCGCCTACGCCGCGGATATAACCTATGGAACCAATAATGAATTTGGATTTGATTATCTCCGTGACAATATGGTACTGACGCTCGACGACATGGTGCAGCGCGGCCTCCATTACGCCATCGTGGACGAGGTCGACAGTATTTTGATTGACGAGGCGCGGACTCCTTTGATTATTTCCGGCCAAGGGGAGCGCTCGACGGAACTTTATTATACGTTTGCCCGCATCGTCCGGAACCTGAAGGAAGGCCGGGATTATACGGTTGACGAGAAAATGAAGGCGGTGGCACCGACCGAGGCCGGGGTGGCCAAAGTCGAGCGGATGTTGGGGGTGTCTAACCTATACGACGACGCCCATCTCGATTATGCCCACTACTTAAACCAGGCCCTCCGAGCGCAAGCGCTCATGAAGCGTGATCGGGATTATGTGGTCAAAGACGGCGAAGTCATTATCGTAGACGAATTCACCGGCCGTCTGATGTTTGGTCGGCGATATTCCGACGGCCTCCACCAAGCAATTGAAGCTAAGGAAGGCGTCAAGATCCAAGAAGAAACCCAAACGTTGGCGACGATTACATTCCAAAACTACTTCCGCATGTATCAAAAACTGGCCGGTATGACCGGAACGGCGATAACCGAAGAAGAGGAATTTCGGAAGATTTATGGACTCGACGTCATTGTCGTCCCGACCAATAAGCCCATGATTCGGAAAGACTATCCCGATGTGGTGTATAAGACGGAGGCGGCTAAATTCCGGGCGGTCGTACGGGAAATCGAGGAACTCTATCGTCAACGCCGACCGGTACTCGTAGGGACGGTGTCGATTGAGAAATCCGAGCATTTAAGTCAGATGTTGAAAGAGCGGGGCATACCGCACAACGTGTTGAATGCCAAGTACCACGAGCAGGAGGCCGAAATTATCGCGCAAGCCGGCCAACCCGGCGCCGTGACGATCGCCACCAACATGGCAGGCCGCGGGACCGACATTGTATTGGGACCGGGAGTGGCCGAAATGGGGGGGCTTCACATTATTGGCACGGAACGGCATGAATCCCGCCGTATCGACAACCAGTTACGAGGACGGGCAGGGCGTCAAGGTGATCCCGGCTCCTCGCGCTTCTATTTATCGTTGGAAGACGACTTTTTACGGTTGTTTGCCGCTCCGACGCTATCCGTGTTGATGGACCGGCTAGGGGTCGATGAAGATGACCCGATAGAAAGTCCGGCTTTGACCCGCGCGATAGAATCGGCCCAGAAAAAGGTGGAAGCCCGCAACTTCGATGCCCGTAAGCATGTGTTGCAATATGACGATGTGATGAACCTACAACGGGAAGTTGTCTATAAACAGCGGCGTGACATTCTAACCCAACCCAGTCTGCGGGATGATGTGCTGCACATGTTAAAAGGTGTCATCGAAGATGCCGTGGACGCCCATTGTCCGCCAAACCTTCACCGCGAGGAGTGGGACCTTGAGGCCTTGGTCAAGAGTTTAGCGGAGGTGTTCCTGCCGTTAGATACCGTGCCGCTGGACGAAATTCAGGGGATGAGTCGAGACGAATTGGTCGAGACGCTCCTCCGGTATGGCGAAGAGCTCTATGCCAAAAAGGAAGAAGAAATTGGCCCAGACAATATGCGGGAACTGGAGCGCGTGATCATGCTGCGAGTGGTCGACGCCAAGTGGGTTGAGCATTTGGATGCCATGGAGGCGCTGCGGGAAGGTGTCGGCCTCCGGGCTTACGGACAACGGGACCCGCTGGTGGAATATAAGACCGAGGCCTATGACATGTTCCAAAACATGGTCGGGGCGATTCGCGAAGAGGTTATTCGCATGTTGTTCCATGTGCAAATGGCGCCGGCTATAAATTTACCGGTGCCGGAGGCGATCGCCGCTCCCGATCCCGGATCCCGGGGACCTTTTCAGGTCATTGCCGGCGGCAAGGCGCCTAAAGAGCCCGGGACCATTGGCCGAAACGATCCGTGTTGGTGTGGCAGCGGAAAGAAATATAAGCGTTGTCACGGAGCGGAAGCGGAAGGGGGAGACGCATGA